From the Paraburkholderia sp. PREW-6R genome, one window contains:
- a CDS encoding Na+/H+ antiporter: MEIVFTVLILLLAVAASGVVTRVLPVTPPLPLVQIVIGALLAWPRLGLHVTFDPDLFMLLFIPPLLFADGWRIPKREFFMARRSILMLALGLVFMTVLAVGYFVHALVPSMSLPVAFALAAVLSPTDAVALSGIAGKGRIPGRLMHILEGEALMNDASGLVALKFAIAAALTGVFSLREASISFVVIAAGGLAVGAAVSWLFGFVSSRFLSLDEEGDPAPGVVMTLLIPFAAYLIAERFELSGILSAVAAGMMMNHTKITHAGPASSRVRASSTWTMIEFVFNGMVFILLGLQFPHIIGRALLDAHETSNAQVWKLIGYVAAVALALYALRFVWVWLLRWFASRGAAKQGVANAVPGLRTVALTTVAGVRGAVTLAGVLSLPEVLSDGAPLPGRDLAVFIASGVILVSLLVAVIALPLLLRGWRRGKDPHAAEEALARTLAAQAAIRAIDQMHDAEGQDREEAEAAYAADVTARVMDLYRRRLAALDDVKESRELARRADALEFRMKLAAMRAERQTLLAMRTRHQINDETLNKLMREVDLSETALTVRKR, encoded by the coding sequence ATGGAAATTGTCTTTACCGTATTGATTCTTTTGCTGGCCGTCGCGGCCTCCGGCGTCGTGACGCGCGTGTTGCCGGTTACGCCGCCATTGCCGCTCGTGCAGATTGTGATTGGCGCGCTGCTGGCATGGCCGCGGCTCGGGCTGCATGTCACGTTCGACCCCGATCTATTCATGCTGCTGTTCATTCCACCGCTGCTCTTCGCGGACGGATGGCGCATTCCCAAGCGCGAATTTTTCATGGCGCGCCGCTCGATCCTGATGCTCGCGCTCGGCCTCGTCTTCATGACCGTGCTGGCCGTCGGCTACTTCGTGCATGCGCTCGTGCCGTCCATGTCGCTGCCGGTCGCGTTTGCACTCGCCGCCGTGCTGTCGCCGACCGATGCCGTGGCGCTCAGCGGCATTGCCGGCAAAGGCCGCATTCCCGGCCGGCTAATGCACATTCTGGAAGGCGAAGCGCTGATGAACGACGCGTCCGGCCTCGTCGCGCTGAAATTCGCGATTGCGGCAGCGCTAACCGGCGTGTTTTCGCTGCGCGAGGCGTCGATCAGCTTCGTGGTCATTGCCGCGGGCGGTCTTGCAGTGGGCGCGGCGGTGAGCTGGCTGTTCGGCTTCGTGTCGTCGCGCTTTCTGAGTCTCGACGAAGAAGGCGACCCCGCTCCGGGCGTCGTGATGACTTTGCTGATTCCCTTTGCCGCGTATCTGATCGCCGAACGCTTTGAGTTGTCGGGCATTCTCTCCGCCGTTGCCGCCGGCATGATGATGAACCACACGAAAATCACGCACGCGGGACCGGCGTCGTCGCGGGTGCGCGCAAGCAGCACGTGGACGATGATCGAGTTCGTCTTCAACGGGATGGTGTTCATCCTGCTGGGGCTGCAGTTTCCGCACATCATTGGCCGTGCGTTGCTCGACGCGCATGAGACCAGCAACGCACAGGTGTGGAAGCTGATTGGGTACGTGGCCGCCGTCGCGCTCGCGCTTTACGCGCTGCGCTTCGTGTGGGTGTGGCTGCTGCGCTGGTTCGCGAGCCGTGGCGCGGCGAAGCAAGGTGTCGCGAACGCAGTGCCGGGTCTGCGCACGGTGGCATTGACGACCGTGGCCGGTGTGCGAGGCGCGGTAACGCTTGCCGGTGTGTTGTCACTGCCCGAGGTGTTGTCGGACGGCGCGCCGTTGCCAGGGCGCGACCTCGCGGTATTCATCGCGTCGGGCGTGATTCTCGTGTCGTTGCTGGTCGCGGTGATCGCGTTGCCACTGCTGCTGCGCGGCTGGCGACGCGGCAAGGACCCGCATGCAGCCGAGGAAGCGCTCGCGCGGACACTGGCGGCGCAAGCGGCAATTCGTGCCATCGACCAGATGCACGATGCGGAGGGTCAGGATAGGGAGGAGGCCGAAGCGGCCTACGCGGCGGATGTCACCGCTCGCGTCATGGATCTTTATCGGCGTCGCCTCGCGGCACTCGACGACGTGAAAGAATCACGCGAACTGGCGCGCCGCGCCGATGCGCTCGAATTCCGAATGAAGCTGGCCGCGATGCGGGCCGAGCGCCAGACGCTGCTGGCCATGCGCACGCGTCATCAGATCAATGACGAAACGTTGAACAAGCTGATGCGCGAGGTGGATCTGTCGGAGACCGCGCTGACGGTGCGAAAGCGCTGA
- a CDS encoding EAL domain-containing protein gives MTIAQQERTAIAPPKGFDVEMTSGLERFSVHHGELTLTSVFQPIFSLSHMRAVGYEGLLRAHDALDRPVSPIDVFGAAARVGDVLQVDRLAQTLHLENFKVLGAEREWLFLNVHPGALTDPYLSAALLANLKRLDLSPRRIVLEVLEQRAEDLERLADAVRQFRERGFLIALDDFGAGHSNVERIWQLNPDIVKLDRIMLSHAAHRPDMATILPGLVALLHEAGKLVLIEGVETEHEAQMALSCNADFVQGFFFGRPNPGAADATHAAACISELTERYRDQAEARERRNVSRLAPYLRAFERAAERLAAGEPLEEVCWNFLALDHAARCFLLDAKGRQAGRNVVLRADRAAHETRFLPLADAQGANWLRRPYFRDAINAPERVHVTRPYLSINEALPCVTLSVATRVGEQTCVLCGDIDWVDE, from the coding sequence ATGACGATTGCGCAACAGGAAAGGACGGCCATCGCGCCGCCAAAAGGTTTCGATGTCGAGATGACATCGGGGCTCGAACGGTTTTCGGTGCACCACGGCGAGCTGACGCTCACCAGTGTATTTCAGCCCATCTTCAGCCTCTCGCATATGCGGGCGGTTGGCTACGAAGGATTGCTGCGCGCGCACGACGCGCTCGACCGTCCCGTCTCGCCGATCGACGTCTTCGGCGCAGCCGCGCGTGTCGGCGACGTGCTGCAGGTGGACCGGCTCGCGCAGACGTTGCATCTGGAAAACTTCAAGGTGCTCGGCGCCGAGCGCGAGTGGCTGTTTCTGAACGTCCATCCGGGCGCGCTCACCGACCCGTATCTGTCGGCCGCACTGCTGGCCAATCTCAAGCGGCTCGATTTGTCGCCGCGCCGCATCGTGCTCGAAGTGCTCGAACAGCGCGCCGAAGATCTCGAACGTCTCGCGGATGCCGTGCGCCAGTTCCGCGAGCGCGGCTTCCTGATCGCGCTCGACGATTTCGGCGCGGGCCATTCGAACGTCGAACGGATCTGGCAGTTGAACCCGGATATCGTGAAGCTCGACCGCATCATGCTCTCGCACGCCGCGCATCGCCCCGACATGGCGACGATTCTGCCGGGCCTCGTCGCGCTGCTGCACGAAGCGGGCAAACTCGTGCTGATCGAAGGCGTCGAGACCGAGCACGAAGCGCAGATGGCGCTCAGTTGCAACGCGGACTTCGTGCAAGGCTTTTTCTTCGGCCGGCCGAATCCGGGTGCAGCCGATGCAACACACGCTGCGGCCTGCATCAGCGAGCTCACCGAGCGCTACCGCGACCAGGCCGAAGCGCGCGAGCGCCGCAATGTGAGCCGTCTTGCGCCGTATCTGCGCGCATTCGAGCGCGCCGCCGAACGCCTCGCCGCCGGCGAGCCGCTCGAAGAGGTCTGCTGGAATTTTCTCGCGCTCGACCATGCCGCGCGCTGCTTTCTGCTGGACGCCAAAGGCAGGCAGGCGGGCCGCAACGTCGTGCTGCGCGCCGATCGGGCGGCGCACGAAACGCGCTTTTTGCCGCTTGCCGACGCGCAAGGCGCGAACTGGCTGCGTCGTCCGTATTTTCGCGACGCAATCAATGCGCCGGAGCGCGTGCATGTAACGCGCCCGTATCTGTCGATCAACGAAGCGCTGCCGTGCGTGACGCTTTCGGTGGCAACGCGCGTCGGCGAGCAGACATGCGTGCTGTGCGGCGATATCGACTGGGTCGACGAATAA
- a CDS encoding copper homeostasis protein CutC — translation MSVLLEVIATTVADARTAAQAGANRLELVTAMGEGGLTPSVGLIETVVAAVDIPVNLIVRPHSRSFVYDADDYNVMLRDVRAAKRAGANGVVVGMLTGDGRIDREGLGRVIEAADGLAITFHRAFDEARDLREALDVLLGLDAITSVLTSGGKPSVLEARDMIGALVRQASGSNCTVLAGAGLTVDAVAGFVHDTRVQAVHFGSGVRVGGNGLAPVDPAQVAQVRALLDAA, via the coding sequence ATGTCTGTTCTACTCGAAGTCATTGCCACCACCGTTGCCGATGCGCGCACTGCCGCCCAGGCCGGCGCGAATCGTCTCGAACTCGTCACCGCGATGGGTGAGGGCGGCCTCACGCCGAGCGTCGGGTTGATCGAAACAGTGGTTGCGGCGGTGGACATTCCAGTGAACCTGATCGTGCGACCGCACAGCCGTTCTTTCGTATACGACGCCGACGACTACAACGTGATGCTGCGCGACGTGCGCGCCGCGAAGCGCGCGGGCGCGAACGGCGTCGTGGTCGGCATGCTGACCGGCGATGGCCGGATCGACCGCGAAGGACTGGGACGCGTGATCGAAGCCGCCGATGGCCTCGCGATCACTTTCCACCGCGCATTCGACGAAGCGCGCGATCTGCGCGAGGCGCTCGACGTGCTGCTCGGCCTCGATGCGATCACGAGTGTGCTGACGTCGGGCGGCAAGCCCTCCGTGCTGGAGGCACGAGACATGATCGGTGCGCTGGTGCGGCAGGCATCGGGGTCGAATTGCACGGTGCTGGCAGGCGCGGGTCTGACGGTCGACGCAGTCGCCGGATTCGTGCACGACACGCGGGTGCAGGCGGTGCATTTCGGTTCCGGTGTGCGCGTGGGCGGCAATGGTCTTGCGCCCGTCGATCCCGCTCAGGTTGCGCAAGTCAGGGCGTTGCTCGACGCGGCATGA